AGTAGGGCGCGCTGTCGGCGATTTCGCAGCCGCAGAAGTGGAAGTCGTCCTTCATCGGATCGCCGATCGGCCACTTGCAGGTCCGCTCGGTCAGTTCCGTCAGTGCCAGGCGGCGCGAAATCGGAACAACCACGTTCAGGGAACGCCGAACTTCGACCTCTTCGTAGGCCTCGACCTCGATCTCTTCCTTCAGCATCGTGGCGCCTGCAGCGCGGGTGACGGTGCGGGTGGTCGTGCTGGCTGCCGGGCGGTTCTGGAAACTTGCCGGACGCTGCGTCTGTGCAGGGCGCTTGGCCGGACGTGCTGCAGACGAGTTGCCGCCTGCCTTGGCGCGACCCGGAAGGTTAAGCCGGTGCACTTTGCCGATTACGGCGTTTCGGCTTACGCCGCCCAGTTGCGCTGCAATCTGGCTTGCGCTCAGGCCTTCGGCCCAGAGGCGCTTGAGTCTTTCAACCCTCTCATCAGTCCAGTTCATGCCATTCATCTCCGCCGCTCGCGTCTGTCATGGCAGAATCCGTCACCGTTGCTTCGAATGAATCCGAAACAAAACCGCCTCGATATTGTCGGTGAGCACTTCCGCCGCATGCAATCTGTTAATAAAATTTAACCTAGAGGTCGGCTGACTCCGTGACAAGAGTCGCGGGAATCATCTGGAATCGATTTCGCGGTTTTCCCCAACTTGCTTCCCGAGTGAGTCAAGTATGCAACAGATGGAATCTTCGCCGGCACTCGTCCTGCGCGTGTTGGCCGAAATCGCTCCAACTGCCGCGATTCCTGCAGAAAACGTTGACATTGCAAGGGTGAGTGGGGATAGTGCCCGCGCCGCCGCAAGGCGGCATTTTTAATTTTTTCGGAGCCTCGTGGAGGCCGCACCGTCCGGTGTGACGGATTGTCGAAAAGGATCGTGAACGCCATGGCCGAAGCTACGCCGCTCTACCAGACCTATAATCGGGCGCCGCTGCGTTTCGAACGAGGCGAGGGCGTCTGGTTGGTGACGGAAAGCGGCGAGCGCTATCTCGACTTCGCAGCCGGTGTCGCCGTCACGTCTGTCGGTCATGGTCATCCGCATGTCGTCGGTGCCCTCAAGGACCAGGCCGACAAGGTCTGGCACCTGTCGAACCTCTACGAAGTGCCGGGTCAGGAGGCGCTGGCCAGGCGCCTGGCGGAGGTCACCTTCGCCGAGCGCGTCTTCTTCACCAATTCCGGCGCAGAAGCGCTGGAATGCGCGATCAAGACTGCCCGCCGTTACCACTTCGCCAAGGGGCATCAGGAGAAATTCCACATCATCACCATGGAAGGCGCCTTCCACGGCCGAACCATTGCGACGATCGCCGCAGGTGGCCAGGAGAAATATCTGGAAGGTTTCGGTCCCAAAGCGCCTGGCTTCGACCAGGTGCCGTTTGGCGATCTTGAGGCACTCAAGGCCGCGATCACGGATTCAACGGCTGGCATTCTGGTCGAGCCGGTCCAGGGCGAGGGCGGCATCCGTCCGATCCCTGTCGAAATGCTGCGGGCGCTGCGCGACCTCTGTGACGAGCACGGCTTGCTGCTGATCCTTGATGAAGTCCAGTGCGGCGTCGGCAGGACCGGCAAGCTTTTCGCGCATGAATGGGCCGGCATCACCCCGGACCTTATGGCGGTTGCCAAGGGCATCGGCGGCGGGTTCCCGCTCGGTGCCTGCCTTGCGACCGAGGAAGCCGCTTCTGGCATGAAACCCGGCACCCACGGCTCGACCTATGGCGGCAACCCGCTCGCCATGGCCGTCGGCAATGCCGTGCTCGATGTCGTGCTCGCGGACGGTTTTCTCGACAACGTGCGCGACACGGCGCTGGTCTTCCGCCAGGGCCTCGCTTCGCTGAAGGACCGTTTCCCGGATGTGATCGAGGATGTGCGCGGCGAAGGCCTGATGCTGGGGATCAAGGCCAAGGTTCCGAATACCGACCTTCTGATGGCAATGCGTGACGAGCATCTGCTCGGTGTTCCCGCCGGCGACAACGTGATCCGCCTGCTGCCGCCGCTGACGGTTACGGCAGAGGAAGCGCGCGACGGCCTCGCCCGCATCGAACACGCAGCCGAACAGATCCGCGCCAAAGCTGCAGTCGCAGCCTCTGCCTAAGACAGGACGCTCTCTCATGGCCTCTTCCAAGCATTTTCTCGATCTCTCCGCCATGACGTCAGGGGATCTGCGCAGCATTCTAGAAGACGCAAAGACCCGCAAGCAGGCGACGAAAGCCGGCACCGCCGACAAGCCGCTCGCCGGCAAGATGCTCGCGATGATCTTCGAGAAACCCTCGACGCGCACGCGTGTTTCCTTCGATGTCGGCATGCGCCAGCTGGGCGGCGAGACGTTGTTCCTGTCCGGCACCGAAATGCAGCTCGGCCGTGCGGAGACGATCGGCGACACCGCCAAGGTGCTGTCGCGCTATGTGGATGCCATCATGATCCGCACGACCGACCATGCCCGCCTTCTGGAAATGGCGGAACACGCGACGGTGCCTGTCATCAACGCCCTGACGGATATGACGCATCCCTGCCAGATCATGGCCGACATCATGACGATCGAGGAGCATCGGGGCTCCGTCGCCGGCAAGACGCTGGCCTGGACCGGCGATGGCAACAATGTCCTTCATTCGCTGGTCGAAGGCGCTGCCCGCTTCGGCTACCGCATGAACATGGCGGTGCCGCTCGGCTCCGAACCGGATGACAAGATCCTCAACTGGGCTCGCAACAATGGCGGCGAGATCATGCTTTGCCATGATGCCGACCGCGCGGTGACCGGTGCCGATGCCGTCATTACCGACACCTGGGTGTCGATGAACCAGGAGCACAAGGCGCGCGGCCACAATGTCTTCCAGCCTTTCCAGGTCAATGCGGAGCTGATGAAGAAGGCGAATGACGAGGCACTCTTCCTGCACTGCCTGCCGGCGCATCGCGGCGAGGAAGTGACCGACGAGGTGATCGACGGCGCGCAGTCGGTGGTCTTCGACGAGGCGGAGAACCGCCTGCATGCGCAGAAATCGATCCTCGCCTGGTGCCTCGGCGCAATCTGAGGCCGGTTTCAGGCAATTTATGTCCGACTTGACGTTTGGCGCAGGTGATCCCATCTGTGCCCTTTCTGATCGGGCCGCTCAGGCGGCCAAGCGTATGGCACCCCGTGTGCCGGGAGTACATTCATGGCGATGAAACAAGCAGAACTCGGCGAATTCGGTTTCGCCGGCGACGATCGTGTGGTCCCCTTCCAGGTGGACGGTCTCGACGTGCGTGGTCGCGCCGTGCAGCTCGGACCGCTGGTCAATTCCATCCTCGACCGTCACGCCTACCCGGCGCCGGTTGCACGGCTTCTCGCCGAAGCGATCGTGCTGACGGTGCTGATCGGCACTTCGCTGAAGTTCGAAGGCAAGTTCACGGTCCAGACCAAGGGTGATGGCCCGGTCGACCTGCTCGTCGCCGATTTCAGCTCGCCCGAAAGCGTGCGCGCCTATGCCCGTTTCGATGAACAGGCTGTGGCGGATGCGGTGGCTTCCGGTCGCGCATCGCCCGAAGAACTGCTCGGCGAGGGCATGTTGGCCTTCACCATCGACCAGGGCGCCTACATGCAGCCATATCAGGGCATCGTCCCGCTCGACGGGACCTCGCTTGAGGACATTGCCGGGGTCTACTTCCGCCAGTCGGAACAGATCCCGACCAGGGTGCGTCTGGGCGCTGCCGAGCTCTTCGACCGCGACGAGGATGGCAAGCCCCGCCGGACCTGGCGCGCCGGCGGTCTCATCGCGCAATTTCTGCCGGATGCACCGGAGCGCATGCGCCATCCGGACCTGCATGGTGGCGACGGCGACGACCGCGATACGGACCTGCATGGTGACGAAGCCTGGGACGAAGCCCGGATGCTGGTCGATACGATCGATGCCGACGAGCTCACCGATCCCTTGGTCGGCGTCGAGCGGCTGCTCTTCCGCCTGTTCCATGAGCGCGGCGTTCGTGCCTATGCGCCTCAGGTGGTCCACGATCGATGCAGCTGTTCCCGGGACCGCCTGAAGGGCGTTCTCCAGGGCTTCACCGCTGAGGAGATCGAAGCGAGCACGGAAGACGGGCAGATCACGGTGACCTGCGAATTCTGCTCGACCGACTACCACTTCGAGCCGGCAGAGCTGACGCCGGCTTGAAAGCAGGCACGGAAGAAGACACGAAACGCCGGAGCGATCCGGCTTTTTCAATGCCCGGCAAGATCCGGTTCTTGCAGATTGGAAGCGACGGGAAGGCCCTGTCGCATGGCTTGGACATGAGGCGTGCATCGATTTTCACGCCGCCTGGTCGCCGACGGTTCGTCAGGCTTCCGTGGTGAGCTTGTCCGCCTGGAGCGCTTCGGCGACGGCGATGTCCGCCATGGCGAGGATAGCCTCGCGCGAACGCGCTGCTGCGATGAAGCGAGCGTTGTGGCAAAAGCTGGCGCCTTCGACGCCGCACACGGCTTCAAGGTCGCCATTGCTCAATCCCGCCCATGCCGCAGGCAGGTCGGCGCGTTGCTCGAAACTGTTCTCCGATTTGCGGATGCCAGTGATGCACCAGTCCTTGTCGCGGGGGTGCACGACGAAGAGCAGGTGGTCAGCGCCTGCTTTCACGATCGCGGGACGGAAGGGCATGCCCATCTGCAATTCCAGCACATGCCGGTCTCCCGTTGCTGCGATCGCCTCGAGGACCATGCTCTCGGCCCTGAGCTTGGAGGCCCGTTGCGCAATGCCGGCTTCGACGATGGCGCGGGCGATCGAGAGCGCCGCTTGAAAACCCCGGTCGTCCGAGCCTGGCGCCCTGTCGTCGAAGACGGGTTTCAGGGTTTCCAGGAGGCTCGGCAGTGTGAGGTCGGCCAGAGGCCCGGCCGTCGCGGGGCTGAGGGCGCCATTGTCTAGCAGATCGATCGGGAGAACGAACTTGGTGTCGAAGCTCTCGTGGATTGCATCGACATGGCCGACCGGAACGCCGAGAACGGCGAGATAGTCCTTCCCATAATGCTTCCAGACGAGGCCGAAGGAGCTGAAGGGCTGGCCATCCTCGCGGAGCGGAGCGCCGCGCTGATGGTGATCAAAGATTTGGGCGTTTGCATCATAGGCGCCGCCGACATCGTAGATGATGCGGTCTGTCGCGGGCGTGATCCAGTCGGGCGCCCGGCTGCGCACGATCTTCGCATCCGGGAAAAGGCGCGTCAGGATGACGGACGACAGCAGTTCGTCGGCATGGAAGCCGCCACTATGGGTGACGAGATACTGGATGCTCATGCCGGATGGTGCCCCTGGCTGGAAGTACGGATCTGACCTTCCAGATAGCGGCTGGGCACGCGCAACTCAACCGCAAAGCGCTAATTGAGCGTGCGAACCATGCCCGGACTGTCCAGAGAGAAGGCGGGGATTTCGACATCGAATGCCTCGCCGTCGTCGGTCTCCATGCGATAGGTGCCATACATCATGCCCGACGGCGTATCGAGCGGGCAGCCGGAGGCGTATTCATAGGTGTCGCCGGGGGCGAGGCAGGGCTGTTCACCGACGACGCCGGGGCCGCTCACTTCGTCCACCTGGCCGTTCTGGTCGGTGATATGCCAGTAGCGATGCGTCAGGCGCACAGTCTTCGCCGAATGATTGGAGATCACGATCCGGTAGCCCCAGACGTAGCGGCTGTCATCCGGGTCAGACTGTTCCTCGAGATAGTAAGGTTCGACCAGAACCTCGATGTCCCGTGTCAGTGCGCGATACATGCATGGACCCTGCGAAAGCGTGTCTTCATTCCCATAGAGATG
This DNA window, taken from Peteryoungia algae, encodes the following:
- a CDS encoding MYG1 family protein, yielding MSIQYLVTHSGGFHADELLSSVILTRLFPDAKIVRSRAPDWITPATDRIIYDVGGAYDANAQIFDHHQRGAPLREDGQPFSSFGLVWKHYGKDYLAVLGVPVGHVDAIHESFDTKFVLPIDLLDNGALSPATAGPLADLTLPSLLETLKPVFDDRAPGSDDRGFQAALSIARAIVEAGIAQRASKLRAESMVLEAIAATGDRHVLELQMGMPFRPAIVKAGADHLLFVVHPRDKDWCITGIRKSENSFEQRADLPAAWAGLSNGDLEAVCGVEGASFCHNARFIAAARSREAILAMADIAVAEALQADKLTTEA
- a CDS encoding aspartate aminotransferase family protein — encoded protein: MAEATPLYQTYNRAPLRFERGEGVWLVTESGERYLDFAAGVAVTSVGHGHPHVVGALKDQADKVWHLSNLYEVPGQEALARRLAEVTFAERVFFTNSGAEALECAIKTARRYHFAKGHQEKFHIITMEGAFHGRTIATIAAGGQEKYLEGFGPKAPGFDQVPFGDLEALKAAITDSTAGILVEPVQGEGGIRPIPVEMLRALRDLCDEHGLLLILDEVQCGVGRTGKLFAHEWAGITPDLMAVAKGIGGGFPLGACLATEEAASGMKPGTHGSTYGGNPLAMAVGNAVLDVVLADGFLDNVRDTALVFRQGLASLKDRFPDVIEDVRGEGLMLGIKAKVPNTDLLMAMRDEHLLGVPAGDNVIRLLPPLTVTAEEARDGLARIEHAAEQIRAKAAVAASA
- a CDS encoding Hsp33 family molecular chaperone is translated as MAMKQAELGEFGFAGDDRVVPFQVDGLDVRGRAVQLGPLVNSILDRHAYPAPVARLLAEAIVLTVLIGTSLKFEGKFTVQTKGDGPVDLLVADFSSPESVRAYARFDEQAVADAVASGRASPEELLGEGMLAFTIDQGAYMQPYQGIVPLDGTSLEDIAGVYFRQSEQIPTRVRLGAAELFDRDEDGKPRRTWRAGGLIAQFLPDAPERMRHPDLHGGDGDDRDTDLHGDEAWDEARMLVDTIDADELTDPLVGVERLLFRLFHERGVRAYAPQVVHDRCSCSRDRLKGVLQGFTAEEIEASTEDGQITVTCEFCSTDYHFEPAELTPA
- the apaG gene encoding Co2+/Mg2+ efflux protein ApaG, yielding MYRALTRDIEVLVEPYYLEEQSDPDDSRYVWGYRIVISNHSAKTVRLTHRYWHITDQNGQVDEVSGPGVVGEQPCLAPGDTYEYASGCPLDTPSGMMYGTYRMETDDGEAFDVEIPAFSLDSPGMVRTLN
- the argF gene encoding ornithine carbamoyltransferase, with the translated sequence MASSKHFLDLSAMTSGDLRSILEDAKTRKQATKAGTADKPLAGKMLAMIFEKPSTRTRVSFDVGMRQLGGETLFLSGTEMQLGRAETIGDTAKVLSRYVDAIMIRTTDHARLLEMAEHATVPVINALTDMTHPCQIMADIMTIEEHRGSVAGKTLAWTGDGNNVLHSLVEGAARFGYRMNMAVPLGSEPDDKILNWARNNGGEIMLCHDADRAVTGADAVITDTWVSMNQEHKARGHNVFQPFQVNAELMKKANDEALFLHCLPAHRGEEVTDEVIDGAQSVVFDEAENRLHAQKSILAWCLGAI
- a CDS encoding GcrA family cell cycle regulator: MNWTDERVERLKRLWAEGLSASQIAAQLGGVSRNAVIGKVHRLNLPGRAKAGGNSSAARPAKRPAQTQRPASFQNRPAASTTTRTVTRAAGATMLKEEIEVEAYEEVEVRRSLNVVVPISRRLALTELTERTCKWPIGDPMKDDFHFCGCEIADSAPYCTYHAKLAYQPVSERRKAR